One segment of Armatimonadota bacterium DNA contains the following:
- a CDS encoding MFS transporter, with protein sequence MMESFPRCAVNTTSPIATDSTPALRAPRRLGWFLLLLIVGHAAVDAGAGALPALVQHFRTELALSYTLTGILVTAASLGGGVAQVGAGLWADWRPQPWMPAAGVALTTLGLGGAGFARDARTATVALALIALGSALFHPEAVRTVYLSGEERRATAMATFSIGGNLGWALGPAVVALLTGLWGLGGMRWWLLVGLPIAAFLGFVTPPGSVSPAATPLAPDREDRDDWRAYLNVLLVSLLRGAVHLAVTIFYLGYLIDTLGRSRTEASLALSLLLASGIVSSPLLGRLADRLGPKPVLAVTIAVLAVLVALLPMAPSGGVYPMMVLVGASSMGTFPVSLVLGQQYLPSRRALGGGMQVAVSSFASLFATPFGFLADRTGIPTVLWVAAALAAFGAFLASRLPARA encoded by the coding sequence ATGATGGAGTCGTTCCCGAGGTGTGCTGTGAACACCACCAGCCCGATCGCCACCGACTCCACCCCGGCTCTTCGGGCCCCGCGACGTCTGGGGTGGTTTCTGCTCCTCCTCATCGTGGGACACGCGGCAGTGGATGCGGGCGCGGGCGCCCTTCCCGCCCTCGTCCAGCACTTCCGCACAGAACTCGCGCTTTCCTACACCCTCACGGGGATCCTTGTCACGGCCGCCTCCCTCGGCGGAGGTGTGGCGCAGGTCGGCGCGGGGTTGTGGGCGGACTGGCGACCCCAACCGTGGATGCCCGCGGCGGGCGTGGCCCTGACCACCCTAGGGCTCGGAGGCGCGGGCTTCGCCCGCGACGCGCGCACCGCCACCGTGGCCCTCGCCCTGATCGCGCTGGGGAGCGCGCTGTTCCACCCGGAGGCGGTCCGTACCGTCTACCTGTCCGGGGAAGAGCGAAGGGCCACCGCCATGGCGACCTTCAGCATCGGCGGCAACCTGGGATGGGCGCTGGGCCCGGCCGTGGTGGCGCTCCTCACGGGCCTGTGGGGCCTGGGGGGAATGCGGTGGTGGTTGCTGGTAGGGCTCCCCATAGCGGCCTTCCTCGGGTTCGTCACACCCCCTGGCTCCGTCTCCCCCGCCGCGACCCCCTTGGCTCCGGATAGGGAAGACCGGGATGACTGGCGGGCGTACCTCAACGTTCTCCTGGTGAGCCTTCTGCGGGGAGCCGTCCACTTGGCGGTCACCATCTTCTACCTGGGCTACCTCATCGATACCCTGGGCCGGAGCCGGACGGAGGCCTCCCTGGCCCTCTCCCTGCTGCTCGCCAGCGGCATCGTCTCCTCTCCCCTCCTGGGCCGGCTCGCGGACCGCCTCGGTCCCAAGCCCGTGCTGGCCGTCACCATCGCGGTCCTGGCCGTGCTCGTGGCCTTGCTCCCAATGGCCCCCTCCGGCGGCGTGTACCCCATGATGGTGCTGGTTGGCGCGAGCTCCATGGGAACCTTTCCGGTCTCCCTGGTGCTGGGTCAGCAATATCTGCCGAGCCGGCGGGCCCTGGGAGGGGGGATGCAGGTGGCGGTCTCCTCCTTTGCCTCCCTATTCGCCACGCCGTTCGGCTTCCTCGCGGACCGCACAGGCATTCCCACCGTGCTTTGGGTTGCAGCAGCCCTGGCGGCCTTCGGGGCGTTCCTCGCCTCGCGCCTTCCCGCTCGGGCCTAA
- a CDS encoding PLP-dependent transferase has product MERGGHPCGSGELRLSVGIEDPEDLLADLEQALA; this is encoded by the coding sequence GTGGAGCGTGGAGGTCACCCCTGTGGATCCGGAGAACTACGCCTCTCCGTGGGCATCGAGGATCCCGAAGACCTCCTTGCGGATCTAGAGCAGGCCCTGGCATGA
- a CDS encoding deoxyribonuclease IV yields the protein MRFGAHVSIRGRLPSAVTRAVAIGCECLQIFVGNPRQWRPASYSPEELEEFRRARAAHSLDPLVAHAPYLVNLAASGEVYERSVRALIHTLEVLEALEGFGVVTHIGSARDCGFAQAVRRVARAVRRGLEATGRVLVFLEGSAGSTLGGTFGELAAFLDALDGDGRVGICLDTAHLYAAGWDLGDPDGVEAMLGAFDVQVGLRRLRLVHLNDTRVPCGSRRDRHENIGTGRIGLAGFRALVNHPRLGSLCGIIETPGFGKQGPDRRNLELLKSLRTEAVGEAEP from the coding sequence GTGCGGTTCGGGGCCCATGTCTCCATCCGGGGCCGCCTTCCCAGTGCCGTCACCCGGGCTGTGGCCATCGGGTGTGAGTGCCTCCAGATCTTCGTGGGAAATCCCCGGCAGTGGCGCCCCGCCTCGTATTCCCCAGAGGAGCTTGAGGAGTTCCGCCGTGCCCGCGCAGCCCACTCCCTCGATCCCCTCGTGGCCCATGCCCCGTATCTCGTGAACCTCGCGGCCAGCGGGGAGGTCTACGAGCGGTCCGTGCGAGCCCTGATCCACACCCTGGAGGTCCTGGAGGCTCTGGAGGGGTTCGGGGTGGTCACCCACATCGGGAGTGCCAGGGACTGCGGGTTTGCACAGGCGGTGCGGCGGGTGGCACGGGCGGTGCGGAGAGGGCTAGAAGCCACGGGTCGTGTCCTGGTGTTCCTGGAGGGGAGTGCGGGGAGTACCCTGGGAGGGACGTTCGGGGAGCTCGCGGCGTTTCTGGACGCCCTGGACGGGGACGGACGGGTGGGGATCTGCCTGGACACCGCGCACCTGTACGCCGCGGGGTGGGACCTGGGGGATCCGGATGGGGTGGAGGCCATGCTGGGAGCCTTCGACGTCCAGGTGGGCTTGAGGCGTCTGCGGCTCGTGCACCTCAACGACACCCGGGTTCCCTGTGGGAGCCGGCGGGATCGCCATGAGAACATCGGCACGGGCCGGATCGGGCTTGCGGGGTTCCGGGCCCTGGTGAACCACCCCAGGCTCGGTTCCCTGTGCGGGATCATCGAGACTCCGGGGTTCGGGAAGCAGGGGCCGGACCGCCGCAACCTGGAGCTCCTGAAGTCCCTCCGGACCGAGGCGGTGGGCGAGGCGGAACCGTGA
- the holB gene encoding DNA polymerase III subunit delta' encodes MRFADVLNQYHAIGLLRSALRTGRVHHAYLFVGPAGTGRRETAWAFAQALQCADYVEDACGVCLPCQKSERRVHPDIRWIEPLEGRQGIGIDQVRELRQEAVYGPYEGKYRVYIVAPAERLLPEAQNALLKLLEEPPPRTVILLVAESPHALLPTVVSRAQLVRFNLVAAADIERALRVQFEVPPVRARVLAALCAGRAALATRWARDPNALADRDRVVDWFRRVEQEGLLAALEVVESLAQERERLAELLDIALLWYRDVLIEQHAADERLLVNLDRREEIRQLAAHLGPEAVYRRLEAIERAKAELRRHVQPRLVLEAMFLQFGLHPTPTASSA; translated from the coding sequence GTGCGGTTCGCGGATGTCCTGAACCAGTACCACGCCATCGGCCTGCTGCGCAGCGCACTCCGCACGGGTCGGGTGCACCACGCCTACCTCTTCGTGGGGCCCGCGGGTACGGGGCGCCGGGAGACCGCCTGGGCCTTCGCCCAGGCCCTTCAGTGTGCGGACTACGTGGAGGACGCGTGCGGAGTATGCCTGCCCTGCCAGAAATCGGAGCGGCGGGTGCACCCGGACATCCGGTGGATCGAACCGTTGGAGGGCCGCCAGGGGATCGGCATCGACCAGGTCCGGGAACTGCGGCAGGAGGCTGTGTACGGGCCGTACGAGGGGAAGTATAGGGTATACATCGTGGCACCCGCGGAACGGCTCCTCCCGGAAGCCCAGAATGCCCTCCTGAAGCTGCTGGAGGAACCGCCGCCCCGCACCGTGATCCTCCTGGTGGCGGAATCCCCGCACGCGCTGTTGCCCACGGTGGTCTCCCGCGCACAACTGGTGCGGTTCAACCTGGTCGCAGCCGCGGACATCGAACGGGCCCTGCGGGTGCAATTCGAGGTACCTCCCGTCCGGGCGCGGGTGCTCGCGGCCCTGTGCGCGGGTCGGGCCGCCCTCGCCACCCGGTGGGCCCGGGATCCGAACGCCCTCGCGGACCGGGATCGGGTGGTGGACTGGTTCAGGCGCGTGGAGCAAGAAGGGCTACTCGCGGCCCTGGAGGTCGTGGAGTCCCTGGCTCAGGAGCGGGAGCGTCTCGCGGAGCTGCTGGACATCGCCCTCCTGTGGTACCGGGACGTGCTGATAGAACAGCATGCGGCGGACGAGCGCCTGCTGGTGAACCTCGACCGCCGGGAGGAGATCCGCCAGCTCGCGGCCCACCTGGGTCCCGAGGCCGTCTACCGGCGGCTGGAAGCCATCGAGCGGGCGAAGGCGGAACTGCGCCGCCATGTGCAGCCGCGCTTGGTGTTGGAAGCCATGTTCCTGCAGTTCGGGCTGCACCCGACCCCCACGGCTTCCTCCGCCTAA
- a CDS encoding cyclic-di-AMP receptor, which produces MGSGTRLVLAIVQEKDAPRLIEQLTASGFQATMLASTGGFLRAGNATVLVGTEAEQVERVLEIVRATCHTREQLLTPVPPVMEPVEVYAAYPVRVRVGGAIVFVLDVVRMERV; this is translated from the coding sequence GTGGGTAGCGGGACGCGGCTGGTGCTGGCCATCGTACAGGAGAAGGATGCCCCCCGGCTCATCGAGCAGCTCACCGCCTCCGGATTCCAGGCCACCATGCTGGCGAGCACCGGAGGATTCCTGCGTGCGGGGAACGCCACCGTCCTCGTGGGAACGGAGGCAGAGCAGGTGGAACGGGTGCTGGAGATCGTGCGGGCCACCTGCCACACCCGGGAGCAGTTGCTGACTCCGGTCCCGCCCGTGATGGAACCCGTGGAGGTTTACGCCGCGTATCCCGTGCGGGTCCGGGTGGGAGGAGCCATCGTGTTCGTGCTGGACGTGGTGCGGATGGAGCGGGTGTAG
- the tmk gene encoding dTMP kinase, with product MTEPAQRLIPRGVFLALDGPEGAGKTTQLRRLAERLRSMGVEVVTTREPGGTPLGEAIRALLLDPAFRGICPHAEMLLFAAARAQYTREVVRPALEEGRVVLSDRSVYASLAYQGYARGLGMEVVRCVNEVATGGLYPDLTLLLDVPAEVGLLRVSRARGEERLDRVEGEDVAFHQRVREGFLRLGREDPRVRVVPATGRVEEVAARIWAEVEPVLRARGLLVGTPEGGEGCG from the coding sequence GTGACGGAGCCCGCTCAACGGCTGATCCCGCGAGGGGTGTTCCTCGCCCTGGACGGCCCGGAAGGGGCAGGGAAGACCACGCAGCTACGGCGCCTGGCCGAGCGCCTCCGATCCATGGGGGTGGAGGTGGTCACCACCCGGGAACCTGGGGGAACCCCACTGGGGGAGGCCATCCGGGCCCTCCTCCTGGATCCCGCCTTCCGGGGGATCTGCCCGCACGCGGAGATGCTCCTCTTCGCCGCGGCTCGGGCCCAGTACACCCGGGAGGTGGTGCGTCCGGCCCTGGAAGAAGGCCGGGTGGTGCTCTCGGACCGATCCGTCTATGCCTCCCTGGCCTACCAGGGGTACGCCCGAGGGCTGGGGATGGAGGTGGTGCGGTGCGTCAACGAGGTGGCCACGGGCGGCCTGTACCCAGATCTCACCCTCCTCCTTGATGTCCCGGCGGAGGTGGGGCTCCTGCGGGTGAGCCGGGCCCGCGGAGAGGAGAGGTTGGACCGGGTGGAGGGGGAGGACGTCGCGTTCCACCAGCGGGTCCGGGAAGGGTTTCTACGGTTGGGCCGCGAAGATCCGCGCGTGCGGGTGGTACCGGCCACGGGGAGGGTGGAGGAGGTGGCGGCCCGGATCTGGGCGGAGGTGGAGCCGGTGCTGCGGGCCCGGGGCCTCCTGGTCGGCACGCCTGAGGGGGGGGAGGGCTGTGGGTAG
- a CDS encoding AAA family ATPase, translating to MPARSIQITDNLDLLLAVLPPHIREVVERKPYRDSLIEVVMDLGRMPEARYPGGAEVLSKEPITRADIHYVVERVGAFGKDNRAGISGTLHRISAIRNRLGEIVGLTCRVGRAVFGTVDIVRDVIESGKSILLLGRPGVGKTTLLREAARVLADELGKRVIVVDTSNEIAGDGDIPHPGIGRARRMQVPEPALQHAVMIEAVENHMPEVIVIDEIGTEAEALAARTIAERGVQLIATAHGNTLENLLQNPTLSDLIGGIQAVTLSDEEARRRGTQKTVLERKAPPTFDVVIEIHDKDKLAVHHDVAEVVDRMLRGIPPRPELRVRASSGEVEIQAAETEEPTRSFLVHSPEAKPEGKKVLRIYPYAVSRNRLERAIRELRVPAYVVDRLEDADVVVTLKSQEKRQPKKLRDAQERSVPLYVVKSNTVTQLVNFLRSLFEVGEEMSAEEAALREVEDAIQEVLRRAQPVELSPQNAYVRRLQHELVQRYGLASESKGEEPFRRVVIYPR from the coding sequence ATCCCCGCCCGCTCCATCCAGATCACGGATAACCTCGACCTGCTGCTCGCGGTCCTCCCGCCCCACATCCGGGAGGTCGTGGAGCGCAAGCCCTACCGGGACAGCCTCATCGAGGTGGTGATGGACCTGGGCCGGATGCCCGAAGCCCGGTATCCGGGCGGGGCGGAGGTGCTCAGCAAGGAGCCCATCACCCGCGCGGACATCCACTACGTGGTGGAACGGGTGGGGGCCTTCGGAAAGGACAACCGGGCCGGCATCAGCGGGACCCTGCACCGGATCTCCGCCATCCGCAACCGGCTGGGCGAGATCGTGGGGCTCACCTGTCGGGTGGGCCGGGCGGTGTTCGGGACCGTGGACATCGTGCGGGACGTGATCGAGTCCGGAAAGTCCATCCTCCTGCTGGGCCGGCCGGGCGTGGGCAAGACCACCCTCCTGCGGGAGGCGGCCCGGGTGCTGGCGGACGAGCTCGGGAAGCGCGTCATCGTGGTGGACACCAGCAACGAGATCGCAGGGGACGGGGACATCCCCCATCCGGGCATCGGCCGGGCCCGGCGCATGCAGGTTCCGGAACCCGCCCTCCAGCACGCGGTGATGATCGAGGCGGTGGAGAACCACATGCCCGAGGTGATCGTGATCGACGAGATCGGCACGGAGGCGGAAGCCCTGGCTGCCCGCACCATCGCAGAGCGGGGTGTCCAGCTCATCGCCACCGCCCACGGGAACACCCTGGAGAACCTCCTCCAGAACCCCACCCTCTCGGACCTCATCGGGGGCATCCAGGCGGTCACCCTGTCCGACGAGGAGGCCCGGCGGCGGGGCACCCAGAAGACGGTGCTGGAGCGCAAGGCGCCTCCCACCTTCGACGTGGTGATCGAAATCCACGACAAGGACAAGCTGGCGGTCCACCACGACGTGGCGGAGGTGGTGGATCGAATGCTGCGGGGCATTCCGCCCCGGCCCGAGCTCCGGGTGCGGGCCAGCAGCGGAGAGGTGGAGATCCAGGCTGCGGAGACCGAGGAACCGACCCGGTCCTTCCTGGTGCATTCCCCCGAGGCGAAGCCTGAAGGAAAGAAGGTCCTGCGCATCTACCCCTACGCGGTGAGCCGCAACCGCCTGGAGCGGGCCATCCGGGAGCTGCGGGTGCCCGCCTACGTGGTGGACCGCCTGGAGGACGCGGACGTGGTGGTGACCCTGAAGTCCCAGGAGAAGCGGCAGCCCAAAAAGCTGCGGGACGCCCAGGAGCGGAGCGTTCCCTTGTACGTGGTGAAGAGCAATACCGTCACGCAACTCGTGAACTTCCTGCGCTCCCTCTTTGAGGTCGGAGAGGAGATGAGCGCGGAGGAGGCGGCGCTGCGGGAGGTGGAGGACGCCATCCAGGAGGTCCTGCGGCGGGCCCAGCCCGTGGAGCTCTCCCCGCAGAACGCTTATGTGCGGCGGCTGCAGCACGAGCTCGTGCAGCGCTACGGACTCGCCTCAGAGAGCAAGGGAGAGGAGCCGTTCCGCCGGGTGGTGATCTACCCACGGTGA
- a CDS encoding class I SAM-dependent rRNA methyltransferase, translating into MGKGTARADEPLLVVRDPESIEGTVVLHRGRERRILPGHLWVYEGEVAEVRGNPAPGAIVDVLTSRGAFCARGFYNPHSRIRVRILTFEEEPIGPAFFARRIAQALALRERVVRETTAYRVVYAEGDLLPGLIVDRYGDLLVMQTLAFGMDARKELLADLLLERTGARAVYLRNDPGVRSLEGLPRHQGFLRGETSTRVEIVEGPARFLVDVAEGQKTGWFCDQRENRLSCAPLARDAEVLEVFSYTGAFGIHAALHGARSVLGMDVSEEAVALARENARLNGVLGRCRYEVADAFEALRTLEQHGARFDLVILDPSAFARRKEAVPRALAGYKEINLRALKLLRPGGYLVSCSCSSFVDEGMLWGVILEAARDAGRRLRLLELRGQARDHPMLGAMPETRYLKCFVLQTV; encoded by the coding sequence GTGGGAAAGGGGACAGCCCGCGCAGATGAGCCTCTTCTAGTCGTGCGGGATCCCGAATCCATCGAGGGCACCGTGGTCCTCCATCGGGGGCGGGAGCGGCGGATCCTCCCCGGGCATCTCTGGGTGTACGAGGGCGAGGTGGCGGAGGTACGGGGGAACCCCGCCCCCGGGGCCATCGTGGATGTCCTCACCTCCCGAGGTGCCTTCTGCGCCCGCGGGTTCTACAACCCCCACAGCAGGATCCGGGTCCGCATCCTCACCTTTGAGGAGGAACCCATCGGCCCGGCCTTCTTCGCCCGCCGCATCGCCCAGGCCCTGGCGCTGCGGGAGCGGGTGGTCCGGGAGACCACCGCCTACCGGGTGGTGTACGCGGAGGGGGACCTTCTTCCCGGGCTCATCGTGGACCGATACGGGGACCTTCTGGTCATGCAGACCTTGGCTTTCGGGATGGACGCCCGCAAAGAGCTCCTGGCGGACCTCCTCCTGGAGCGAACCGGAGCCCGGGCGGTGTACCTGCGTAACGACCCGGGGGTGCGGTCCCTAGAAGGCCTGCCCCGCCACCAGGGCTTTCTCCGGGGAGAGACCTCGACCCGGGTGGAGATCGTGGAGGGGCCGGCCCGGTTCCTGGTAGATGTGGCGGAAGGACAGAAGACGGGATGGTTCTGTGACCAGCGGGAGAACCGCCTCAGCTGTGCCCCCCTCGCCCGGGACGCGGAGGTCTTGGAGGTGTTCTCGTACACCGGGGCCTTCGGGATCCACGCGGCTCTCCACGGAGCCCGGTCGGTGTTGGGCATGGATGTGAGCGAGGAGGCGGTGGCCCTCGCCCGGGAGAACGCCCGGCTCAACGGTGTACTGGGCCGTTGCCGGTACGAGGTGGCGGACGCCTTCGAGGCGCTTCGGACCCTGGAGCAGCACGGAGCCCGGTTCGACCTCGTGATCCTGGACCCATCTGCCTTCGCCCGCCGGAAGGAGGCGGTCCCGCGGGCTCTGGCGGGCTACAAGGAGATCAACCTCCGGGCCCTGAAGCTGCTGCGCCCCGGGGGGTACCTGGTGAGCTGCTCCTGCTCCTCCTTCGTGGACGAGGGGATGCTGTGGGGGGTGATCCTGGAGGCAGCCCGGGACGCGGGGCGGCGGTTGCGCCTGTTGGAGCTGCGGGGGCAGGCCCGGGACCACCCCATGCTGGGTGCCATGCCCGAGACCCGATACCTCAAATGCTTCGTGCTCCAGACGGTATAA
- a CDS encoding endonuclease Q family protein, whose translation MAILCDLHLHSKYSRATSRDMDVENLSLWARRKGIQVVGTGDFTHPLWLRELRSKLRPAEDGLYEYQGARFVLTVEVSSVYPQDGRLRKVHTLLLSPSFEVCDRINAVLGRFGNLGADGRPTLTLSCAKLVEYVMEISPRCLVIPAHAWTPWFSVFGSQSGFDSLEECFQDQLRHVRAIETGLSSDPPMNWRISWLDGITLVSFSDAHSPTKLGREATALEAELSYDGIVQAIRTGRVAYTVEFFPEEGKYHYDGHRACGVRLHPRETRALGGRCPKCGRPVTVGVLHRVESLADRPETAAPSGRPPYRNLIPLEEILAEALGQGAGTVRVREEYRKLVEHFGGEFAVLTDVPFEELRRVTQPRVVEGIRRMRAGQVYIEPGYDGEFGRIHLFAEEEEASKGWERGQPAQMSLF comes from the coding sequence ATGGCCATCCTGTGCGATCTCCACCTGCACTCGAAGTACAGCCGGGCCACCAGCCGGGACATGGACGTGGAGAACCTGAGCCTATGGGCCCGGCGCAAGGGAATCCAGGTGGTGGGCACGGGCGACTTCACGCACCCCCTGTGGCTGCGGGAGCTGCGCAGCAAGTTGCGGCCCGCGGAGGACGGTCTGTACGAGTACCAGGGAGCGCGGTTCGTGCTCACCGTGGAGGTGAGCAGCGTCTATCCCCAGGACGGGAGGCTACGCAAGGTGCACACCCTCCTCCTGAGCCCTTCCTTCGAGGTGTGCGACCGGATCAACGCGGTGCTGGGCCGGTTCGGGAACCTGGGGGCGGACGGACGCCCCACCCTCACCCTCAGCTGCGCGAAGCTGGTGGAGTACGTGATGGAGATCTCACCGCGGTGTCTCGTGATTCCCGCGCACGCGTGGACCCCCTGGTTCTCCGTATTCGGATCGCAGTCGGGCTTTGATTCCCTGGAAGAGTGCTTCCAGGACCAGCTTCGGCACGTGCGGGCGATCGAGACGGGACTCTCGAGCGATCCACCCATGAACTGGCGGATCTCCTGGCTCGACGGGATCACCCTGGTCTCCTTCAGCGACGCCCACTCTCCCACGAAGCTCGGGCGGGAGGCCACGGCCCTGGAGGCGGAGCTGAGCTACGACGGGATCGTGCAGGCCATCCGCACGGGCCGGGTGGCCTACACCGTCGAATTCTTCCCGGAGGAGGGAAAGTACCACTACGACGGTCACCGCGCCTGTGGAGTGCGGCTTCACCCCCGGGAGACCCGTGCACTGGGAGGTCGGTGCCCGAAGTGCGGCCGGCCCGTGACGGTGGGGGTTCTGCACCGGGTGGAGTCCCTGGCGGACCGACCGGAAACCGCGGCTCCTTCCGGGCGACCTCCCTACCGCAACCTCATTCCCCTGGAGGAGATCCTGGCGGAGGCCCTGGGACAGGGAGCGGGGACCGTACGGGTTCGGGAGGAGTACCGGAAGCTCGTGGAGCACTTCGGAGGGGAGTTCGCGGTGCTCACGGATGTGCCGTTCGAGGAGCTGCGCCGGGTCACGCAGCCCCGGGTGGTGGAGGGGATCCGGCGTATGCGCGCAGGACAGGTGTACATCGAGCCCGGGTACGACGGGGAGTTCGGTCGCATCCACCTGTTCGCGGAGGAAGAGGAGGCGTCCAAGGGGTGGGAAAGGGGACAGCCCGCGCAGATGAGCCTCTTCTAG
- a CDS encoding trypsin-like peptidase domain-containing protein, translating to MEWQWTVAENQRREPDTRPELPTEEEVLDAYSQAVVRAVERVGPAVVSVGLVRRAPEALRRRGLPEVRGIGSGVVLTPDGYVLTNSHVVRGAERIEVRLVDGREFTARTVGEDPHTDLAVLRLPESGLPAAILGDSSKLRVGQLVIAIGNPLGFSATVTTGVVSALGRTLRSETGRLIENVIQTDAALNPGNSGGPLVDARGEVVGINTAVIAGSQGLCFAIPVNTAKWVAAQLIRYGRVRRAYLGIAASTVPLDRALVTRHQLGVSTAVRVLEVQPGSAAERAGLRPGDLLVALQGRPVRSLDDLQAVLGQHPPGVPLVVHGIRNGRRFELEAVPGELVDER from the coding sequence ATGGAGTGGCAGTGGACGGTCGCGGAGAACCAGAGGAGAGAGCCCGACACCCGGCCTGAGCTCCCCACGGAGGAAGAGGTCCTGGACGCGTACTCCCAGGCCGTGGTGCGGGCCGTGGAACGGGTTGGGCCCGCGGTGGTGAGCGTGGGGCTCGTGCGGCGGGCGCCGGAGGCCCTGCGCCGACGGGGTCTTCCCGAGGTGCGGGGGATCGGAAGCGGGGTGGTCCTTACCCCGGACGGGTACGTGCTCACCAATAGCCACGTGGTGCGGGGAGCCGAGAGGATCGAGGTGCGCTTGGTGGACGGTCGGGAGTTCACGGCCCGGACGGTGGGAGAGGACCCGCACACGGATCTCGCGGTGCTGCGGCTGCCGGAAAGCGGGCTTCCCGCCGCGATCCTCGGGGACTCCTCCAAACTCCGGGTGGGGCAGCTGGTGATCGCCATCGGGAATCCCCTGGGGTTTTCCGCTACGGTCACCACGGGTGTGGTGAGTGCCCTGGGCCGTACCCTGAGATCGGAGACGGGCCGGCTCATCGAGAACGTGATCCAGACGGACGCGGCCCTCAACCCCGGGAACTCCGGAGGACCGCTCGTGGACGCCCGGGGAGAGGTGGTGGGGATCAACACCGCGGTGATCGCGGGCTCGCAGGGCCTGTGCTTCGCCATCCCTGTAAACACCGCGAAGTGGGTGGCCGCCCAGCTCATCCGCTACGGGCGGGTGAGGCGGGCGTACCTGGGGATCGCGGCCTCCACGGTCCCCCTGGATCGTGCTTTGGTGACGCGTCACCAACTCGGGGTTTCCACCGCGGTGCGGGTGCTGGAGGTCCAGCCGGGTTCCGCCGCGGAGCGGGCAGGGCTGCGGCCGGGTGATCTGCTGGTGGCCCTGCAGGGCCGGCCCGTGCGCAGTCTGGACGACCTGCAGGCGGTGCTGGGACAGCATCCCCCGGGCGTCCCGCTCGTGGTGCACGGGATCCGGAACGGCCGGCGCTTTGAGCTGGAAGCGGTGCCCGGGGAGCTGGTAGACGAACGGTAG
- a CDS encoding lysophospholipase: MPVLGLMLGLVLTFGGVARERVEVAGFPEPHTPPALNRSLAFRYADPDRPPRAVLVLIPGLSGGAGSLSLLARALAARGSVEVWVWERRSNLLEDHTGLREALRTQNPTFAVAYYFAPGFELRSRRFAGPDPQALRALAHWGLDVHLRDLHALLGEIRRRRPGVPTFLGGHSLGGVLAALYAAYDFDTEAHPDPGLRPVRGLVFLDGLPVPVLPPVDERTYRSGFTLPGVGRVPGVEGLVQGRVPPYLAFPTLNPSLTRALSVAVLLARFRPQERSGLPIAPTYPMPLTNEAALGMSLDDNAQRNFALRLRLGLPDGTFELAPDPSGRSRGLVVLSSLRPHPGRELVGWRNGPEVGEPTDLRELASAAVDEETDFSEWYFPLRLLLDVAVEVRMETPSRVPGIGRVRSPDTLDLPMLSVGAGQGLLRHPWMHWLFLRRTASRDATVHILPEAAHLDVVTARENPAVPLLLRWMENRIP; encoded by the coding sequence ATGCCGGTCCTGGGACTCATGCTCGGCTTGGTCCTCACGTTCGGCGGGGTGGCTCGCGAGCGGGTGGAGGTGGCGGGCTTCCCAGAGCCACACACCCCGCCCGCCCTCAACCGGAGCTTGGCCTTCCGGTACGCGGATCCGGACCGCCCGCCCCGGGCGGTCCTGGTGCTGATCCCCGGGCTGAGCGGCGGGGCGGGCTCTCTGAGCCTTCTGGCCCGGGCCTTAGCGGCCCGGGGATCCGTGGAGGTTTGGGTGTGGGAACGTCGCAGCAACCTCCTGGAGGACCATACAGGCCTGCGAGAGGCCCTGCGGACGCAGAACCCCACGTTCGCGGTGGCCTACTACTTCGCACCCGGGTTCGAGTTGAGGAGCCGGCGGTTTGCCGGGCCGGATCCGCAGGCCCTCCGGGCCTTGGCCCATTGGGGCCTGGACGTGCACCTCCGGGACCTGCACGCCCTCCTCGGGGAGATCCGACGCCGACGCCCCGGTGTGCCCACCTTCCTGGGCGGGCACTCCCTCGGAGGGGTGCTCGCGGCCCTGTATGCTGCCTACGACTTCGACACCGAAGCGCATCCGGATCCGGGGCTCCGCCCCGTGCGGGGCCTCGTGTTCCTCGACGGACTCCCGGTCCCCGTGCTCCCGCCGGTGGACGAACGGACGTACCGGAGCGGGTTCACGCTCCCTGGGGTAGGTCGGGTTCCGGGGGTGGAAGGTTTGGTACAGGGACGCGTTCCTCCCTACCTCGCCTTCCCCACCCTCAACCCGTCCCTCACCCGAGCACTCTCCGTGGCCGTGCTCCTCGCACGGTTCCGGCCCCAGGAGCGCTCCGGCCTTCCCATCGCGCCCACCTATCCCATGCCGCTCACCAACGAGGCGGCACTGGGGATGAGCTTGGACGACAACGCGCAGCGGAACTTTGCCCTCCGCTTGCGTCTGGGCCTTCCGGACGGCACCTTTGAGCTCGCCCCGGACCCCTCCGGCCGCAGCCGGGGACTTGTGGTCCTTTCCTCCCTGCGTCCCCACCCAGGCCGGGAGCTGGTGGGGTGGCGCAACGGACCGGAGGTTGGGGAACCCACAGACCTGCGGGAGCTCGCCTCCGCCGCGGTGGACGAGGAAACGGACTTCTCGGAGTGGTATTTCCCCCTTCGGCTGCTCCTGGATGTGGCGGTGGAGGTGCGTATGGAGACTCCGTCCAGAGTTCCCGGCATCGGACGGGTACGCTCGCCGGACACCCTGGATCTGCCCATGCTCTCCGTGGGCGCGGGGCAGGGGCTCCTGCGGCATCCCTGGATGCACTGGCTCTTTCTGCGTCGGACCGCCAGCCGCGACGCCACCGTGCACATCCTGCCGGAGGCCGCCCACCTGGACGTGGTGACCGCCCGGGAGAATCCCGCAGTTCCCCTCCTCCTGCGGTGGATGGAGAACCGGATCCCGTGA